A window of the Ipomoea triloba cultivar NCNSP0323 chromosome 14, ASM357664v1 genome harbors these coding sequences:
- the LOC116004698 gene encoding nucleobase-ascorbate transporter 12 isoform X1: MASSDPSKKTRPGPWPPAPAAPAMPPTTWAKRTGFRPKFSGETNASNSGQIAPRPQDQPQAQPPARTRGVDSSLDLEAGRARPEKANGEQANGKPQQPEKDHPVRKRRDSDGGGAPKSTVANGQAVTATEPATTAAGGQQPSRRALRNEEVVDMLPQSIDDDSFARHSHMKYELRDVPGLVPIGFYGLQHYLSILGSLVLIPLVIVPAMGGTYEDTSNVVSTVLFVSGVSTLLHTFFGSRLPLIQGPSFVYLAPALAIINSPEFLRLNGNNFKHIMKELQGAIIIASAFQAILGYSGLMMIFLKLINPVVVAPTIAAVGLSFYSYGFPRVGACLEIGVVQILLVIIFSLYLRKIAILGHRVFLIYAVPLGLAITWAIAYLLTEVGAYSYKGCDVNVPTSNIISDHCRNHISRMKSCRVDTSHALRSSPWFRFPYPLQWGTPVFHWKMALVMCVVSIISSVDSVGSYHASSLLVASRPPTPGVLSRGIGLEGLTSLLAGLWGTGTGSTTLTENVHTIAVTKMGSRRAVSLGAVLLIVLSLVGKVGGFIASIPQVIVAALLCFMWAMLTALGLSNLRYSEAGSSRNIIIVGLSLFFSLSVPAYFQQYGISPNSNLSVPSYFQPYIVASHGPIRTKYGGVCMHFHLLTLAALSEFPLNILFILQLNYILNTLFSLHMVIAFLVAVILDNTVPGSTQERGVYMWSERDAARREPAVTKDYELPFRVGRVFRWVKWVGL, from the exons ATGGCTAGCTCGGACCCTAGTAAGAAGACCCGACCCGGCCCATGGCCGCCCGCACCGGCAGCTCCCGCAATGCCGCCGACTACCTGGGCCAAGCGGACTGGATTTCGCCCCAAGTTCTCGGGAGAGACCAATGCCAGtaactccggccaaattgcgcCCCGGCCGCAAGATCAGCCCCAGGCTCAACCCCCCGCGCGGACCAGGGGGGTGGATTCTAGTCTGGATCTCGAAGCGGGGAGGGCTAGGCCGGAGAAAGCTAACGGGGAGCAGGCGAATGGGAAGCCGCAGCAGCCGGAGAAGGATCATCCGGTGAGGAAGCGGAGGGATTCTGACGGCGGCGGCGCGCCGAAGAGTACCGTAGCTAATGGACAGGCGGTGACTGCCACTGAGCCAGCAACGACGGCTGCTGGTGGGCAGCAGCCGAGTCGAAGAGCATTGAGGAATGAGGAAGTGGTAGACATGTTGCCACAGTCTATTGATGATGATAGCTTCGCGAGGCATTCACATATGAAGTACGAGCTTAGAGATGTACCTGGTCTTG TTCCTATTGGTTTCTATGGCTTACAACATTATCTTTCAATATTGGGTTCGTTGGTACTAATTCCACTTGTGATTGTTCCGGCAATGGGTGGCACCTAT GAGGATACATCAAATGTTGTCTCCACTGTGCTTTTTGTGTCAGGAGTGTCTACACTTTTGCACACATTTTTCGGCTCAAGGTTGCCGCTAATACAGGGTCCTTCATTTGTTTATCTTGCTCCAGCACTTGCAATAATCAACTCCCCAGAGTTCTTAAGATTGAATGGAAAT AATTTCAAGCATATTATGAAGGAGTTACAGGGAGCCATAATAATTGCTTCAGCTTTTCAAGCAATACTTGGATACAGTGGGCTTATGATGATATTTTTGAA GTTGATTAATCCAGTGGTTGTTGCCCCTACTATTGCTGCTGTTGGGCTGTCTTTCTACAGTTATGGTTTCCCCCGAGTTGGTGCTTGTCTTGAAATTGGTGTTGTGCAGATCTTGctagttattattttttctctt TACCTTCGCAAGATTGCTATTTTGGGTCATCGTGTATTTCTAATTTATGCG GTTCCATTAGGTCTGGCTATAACGTGGGCTATAGCTTATCTTCTAACTGAAGTGGGAGCCTATAGCTACAAGGGTTGTGATGTGAATGTACCAACATCAAATATAATATCTGATCATTGCAGAAATCATATTTCTAGGATGAAGAGCTGTCGAGTTGATACTTCCCATGCATTAAGATCTTCCCCCTGGTTTAGATTTCCTTATCCTTTGCAATGGGGAACACCTGTCTTCCACTGGAAAATGGCTCTTGTGATGTGTGTGGTTTCCATAATCTCATCTGTGGATTCG GTCGGTTCATATCATGCATCATCATTATTGGTGGCTTCTAGACCACCTACACCCGGTGTTTTGAGTCGAGGAATTGGTCTTGAAGGTCTTACTAGCCTCTTGGCTGGTCTGTGGGGGACAGGAACTGGGTCTACAACTTTAACTGAGAATGTGCACACCATTGCTGTCACTAAGATGGGAAGCCGGAGAGCAGTTTCACTGGGAGCAGTTCTTTTAATTGTTCTATCCCTTGTAG GCAAAGTAGGGGGATTTATTGCTTCAATTCCACAAGTCATAGTTGCAGCTCTACTATGCTTTATGTGGGCGATGCTTACGGCATTGGGCTTGTCAAATTTACGCTACAGTGAGGCAGGAAGCTCAAGAAACATTATCATTGTTGGATTATCATTGTTTTTTTCACTGTCAGTACCCGCCTACTTCCAACAGTATGGTATCTCTCCGAACAGTAATCTGTCTGTTCCTAGTTATTTTCAGCCCTACATTGTCGCTTCTCATGGTCCCATCCGCACCAAGTATGGAGGGGTATGTATGCATTTTCACCTACTTACATTAGCCGCATTATCTGAATTCCCCCTAAATATACTATTCATTTTGCAGCTAAACTATATCTTGAACACGCTTTTTTCACTGCACATGGTGATTGCTTTTCTGGTAGCTGTGATCCTGGACAACACCGTGCCAGGCAGCACCCAGGAACGAGGGGTGTACATGTGGTCTGAACGCGATGCTGCCAGAAGGGAACCCGCTGTAACTAAAGACTACGAATTGCCTTTTAGAGTCGGAAGAGTATTCAGATGGGTAAAATGGGTGGGGCTTTAG
- the LOC116004698 gene encoding nucleobase-ascorbate transporter 12 isoform X2, translating to MASSDPSKKTRPGPWPPAPAAPAMPPTTWAKRTGFRPKFSGETNASNSGQIAPRPQDQPQAQPPARTRGVDSSLDLEAGRARPEKANGEQANGKPQQPEKDHPVRKRRDSDGGGAPKSTVANGQAVTATEPATTAAGGQQPSRRALRNEEVVDMLPQSIDDDSFARHSHMKYELRDVPGLVPIGFYGLQHYLSILGSLVLIPLVIVPAMGGTYEDTSNVVSTVLFVSGVSTLLHTFFGSRLPLIQGPSFVYLAPALAIINSPEFLRLNGNNFKHIMKELQGAIIIASAFQAILGYSGLMMIFLKLINPVVVAPTIAAVGLSFYSYGFPRVGACLEIGVVQILLVIIFSLYLRKIAILGHRVFLIYAVPLGLAITWAIAYLLTEVGAYSYKGCDVNVPTSNIISDHCRNHISRMKSCRVDTSHALRSSPWFRFPYPLQWGTPVFHWKMALVMCVVSIISSVDSVGSYHASSLLVASRPPTPGVLSRGIGLEGLTSLLAGLWGTGTGSTTLTENVHTIAVTKMGSRRAVSLGAVLLIVLSLVGKVGGFIASIPQVIVAALLCFMWAMLTALGLSNLRYSEAGSSRNIIIVGLSLFFSLSVPAYFQQYGISPNSNLSVPSYFQPYIVASHGPIRTKYGGLNYILNTLFSLHMVIAFLVAVILDNTVPGSTQERGVYMWSERDAARREPAVTKDYELPFRVGRVFRWVKWVGL from the exons ATGGCTAGCTCGGACCCTAGTAAGAAGACCCGACCCGGCCCATGGCCGCCCGCACCGGCAGCTCCCGCAATGCCGCCGACTACCTGGGCCAAGCGGACTGGATTTCGCCCCAAGTTCTCGGGAGAGACCAATGCCAGtaactccggccaaattgcgcCCCGGCCGCAAGATCAGCCCCAGGCTCAACCCCCCGCGCGGACCAGGGGGGTGGATTCTAGTCTGGATCTCGAAGCGGGGAGGGCTAGGCCGGAGAAAGCTAACGGGGAGCAGGCGAATGGGAAGCCGCAGCAGCCGGAGAAGGATCATCCGGTGAGGAAGCGGAGGGATTCTGACGGCGGCGGCGCGCCGAAGAGTACCGTAGCTAATGGACAGGCGGTGACTGCCACTGAGCCAGCAACGACGGCTGCTGGTGGGCAGCAGCCGAGTCGAAGAGCATTGAGGAATGAGGAAGTGGTAGACATGTTGCCACAGTCTATTGATGATGATAGCTTCGCGAGGCATTCACATATGAAGTACGAGCTTAGAGATGTACCTGGTCTTG TTCCTATTGGTTTCTATGGCTTACAACATTATCTTTCAATATTGGGTTCGTTGGTACTAATTCCACTTGTGATTGTTCCGGCAATGGGTGGCACCTAT GAGGATACATCAAATGTTGTCTCCACTGTGCTTTTTGTGTCAGGAGTGTCTACACTTTTGCACACATTTTTCGGCTCAAGGTTGCCGCTAATACAGGGTCCTTCATTTGTTTATCTTGCTCCAGCACTTGCAATAATCAACTCCCCAGAGTTCTTAAGATTGAATGGAAAT AATTTCAAGCATATTATGAAGGAGTTACAGGGAGCCATAATAATTGCTTCAGCTTTTCAAGCAATACTTGGATACAGTGGGCTTATGATGATATTTTTGAA GTTGATTAATCCAGTGGTTGTTGCCCCTACTATTGCTGCTGTTGGGCTGTCTTTCTACAGTTATGGTTTCCCCCGAGTTGGTGCTTGTCTTGAAATTGGTGTTGTGCAGATCTTGctagttattattttttctctt TACCTTCGCAAGATTGCTATTTTGGGTCATCGTGTATTTCTAATTTATGCG GTTCCATTAGGTCTGGCTATAACGTGGGCTATAGCTTATCTTCTAACTGAAGTGGGAGCCTATAGCTACAAGGGTTGTGATGTGAATGTACCAACATCAAATATAATATCTGATCATTGCAGAAATCATATTTCTAGGATGAAGAGCTGTCGAGTTGATACTTCCCATGCATTAAGATCTTCCCCCTGGTTTAGATTTCCTTATCCTTTGCAATGGGGAACACCTGTCTTCCACTGGAAAATGGCTCTTGTGATGTGTGTGGTTTCCATAATCTCATCTGTGGATTCG GTCGGTTCATATCATGCATCATCATTATTGGTGGCTTCTAGACCACCTACACCCGGTGTTTTGAGTCGAGGAATTGGTCTTGAAGGTCTTACTAGCCTCTTGGCTGGTCTGTGGGGGACAGGAACTGGGTCTACAACTTTAACTGAGAATGTGCACACCATTGCTGTCACTAAGATGGGAAGCCGGAGAGCAGTTTCACTGGGAGCAGTTCTTTTAATTGTTCTATCCCTTGTAG GCAAAGTAGGGGGATTTATTGCTTCAATTCCACAAGTCATAGTTGCAGCTCTACTATGCTTTATGTGGGCGATGCTTACGGCATTGGGCTTGTCAAATTTACGCTACAGTGAGGCAGGAAGCTCAAGAAACATTATCATTGTTGGATTATCATTGTTTTTTTCACTGTCAGTACCCGCCTACTTCCAACAGTATGGTATCTCTCCGAACAGTAATCTGTCTGTTCCTAGTTATTTTCAGCCCTACATTGTCGCTTCTCATGGTCCCATCCGCACCAAGTATGGAGGG CTAAACTATATCTTGAACACGCTTTTTTCACTGCACATGGTGATTGCTTTTCTGGTAGCTGTGATCCTGGACAACACCGTGCCAGGCAGCACCCAGGAACGAGGGGTGTACATGTGGTCTGAACGCGATGCTGCCAGAAGGGAACCCGCTGTAACTAAAGACTACGAATTGCCTTTTAGAGTCGGAAGAGTATTCAGATGGGTAAAATGGGTGGGGCTTTAG